The Vibrio metoecus sequence CATACGAGGTAGACATGGACTTTTCTCTTATTATCGAAAGTTTACCCGTTTACTTAAGCGGTCTATGGACTACGGTATGGCTGGTTAGCCTCTCATTAGTGATCGGTTTGATGTGGGCTATCCCGCTGGCGATTGCGAGAAATAGCAAGCAGCAGTGGCTGAGCTACCCCGCATGGGGATACATCTATTTTCTGCGTGGGACACCGCTGTTGGTACAGTTGTACCTCATCTATTATGGTATGGACCAGTTTTTTCCAGTGAAAGGAACGCTTTGGGAACATGCGTGGTTTTGTGCTTTGGTGGCGTTCATTCTAAACACTTCCGCCTATACGGCAGAAATTGTTCGTGGCGCAATTAATGGCTTACCTAAAGGCGAGGTTGAAGCAGCAAAGGCTTATGGAATGAGCAGTTGGCAGACCTATAAGAGAATTATTTTACCCAGTGCACTACGACGAGCATTACCTGCGTACAGTAATGAAGTGATTTTTATGCTGCATGGGAGTGCGGTGGCTGGCATTGTGACCATTATGGATTTAACGGGAGCCGCACGTTTAGTGAACTCACGCTACTATGCGCCATTTGAGGCTTTTTTGAGTGCTGGGCTGTTTTATATGTCGCTGACGTTTATCATTCTTTGGTGTTTTAAACAGGCAGAAAAGCGTTTTCTTGCCTATTTAAAACCACGGAGCTAATGGAAGCCCCCATCGTGTGATGTGATGGGGGTAGTCTAACTCACACCGCGACATGGTGGGAATTAGTTAAACGTTGCCCAGATTGGTGCGTGATCCGACGGTTTATCAATACCACGAAGTTCATAGTCAATTCCCGCTTCTTGGCAAGTTTCAGCCAGAGATGGGGTGGCCAGAATGACGTCAATTCGTAGACCACGATTGTCTTCAAATCCGCGAGAACGGTAGTCAAACCACGAAAATTGATCGTTAACATTAGGGTGGAGTTGACGGAAAGTGTCAACCAATCCCCAATCGAGTAGCGTTTGTAACCACTCACGCTCTTCAGGTTGGAATGAGCACTTTCCGGTTTGCAGCCAGCGTTTTCGGTTGGCTTCGCCGATACCGATATCCAGATCGATCGGGCTGATATTGATATCCCCCATGACCACTAAGCGTTCCGTATTACTGCGGTGTTCACGCAGATAAGTCATAAGGTCACGGTAAAACTGGCGCTTGTAAGGGAACTTGGTTTCGTGCTCTACGTTATCGCCTTGTGGGAAATAACCGTTAAGAACCGTGGTTTTGTTACCTTCTTGATCGGCAAACGTTGCCATAATCATTCGTTTCTGGTGTTCTTCGTTATCGGTTGGGAAGCCCTTGATGACTTCCAACGGGGTCTGTTTACACAAAATAGCCACGCCATAATGCGCTTTTTGACCGTGGAAATAGACTTGATAGCCCATAGCTTCGACTTCTTCACGAGGAAAGGCGTCATCATGGACTTTGATTTCTTGTAGGCCAATGACATCGGGCTGATGTTTGTCGATGATAGCTTGCAGTTGATGCAATCTGGCTCTGAGTCCATTGATATTGAAACTGATGATTTTCATTGCGCTTCCTTTTGGTTGGCTGAAGTGTGATGTTATCACCTAAGTTTGGGATCTCAAGTAAGAAGCGTTATTGGTTCAATAGTGAATCGGGATGGTAAATCAAAAGTAATAAAAATGTTGTTAAAAATGGAGCTTGGACTTATTTTTAGTCTTATCTCTTTATTCTCATGTCTCAATCGCAAACATAAGGATGTTGTATGCGCCAAATTTCAGTTCAGTGGAAAATTACGCTACTTTCTGGGCTTTGTCTGGTATTTACTTCTCTCGCTTTGATTGGTTTTTCAATCTACAACGCGCGTGTGAGCCAGCAAACTGCTAAACAGCAAAGTGCCGAATCTGTGATTGATAAATCTCAGCAACTCTTGCAAACCGGCGCATTATTGAACGCAACCGAAATTTCTGAATATCTTAGCGAAGCGATTTATCGTTCGGAAATGCTTGCCTCGAATGCTTTGTTTTTAAAAAACAATTCAGAAGAAAATTTCGGTGAAAGTGAGGTGTTACGTACCTCGTTAGACGAGATGGTGCGGAAATCCGTTTTGGGGTTTGACACCATTGAGGGCGCTTATTTGGTGTTCCGACCCAATATGCTTGATAACGAAGACTCGAATTACGTCAATGCTGATTATGTTGGCTCGAATGATATAGGGCAGTTTGCGGCATATTGGACTAAAGCGGCAAATGGACAAAACGTCGTTTCTCGTGTGCTCACCCAAGCCCAACTGGTTCAAGAGTCAGACAAAGAACGTTTTGCTTGCCCGATTACCAGTGCTGCTGCCTGTATCAGTTCACCAAGAGT is a genomic window containing:
- the xthA gene encoding exodeoxyribonuclease III — encoded protein: MKIISFNINGLRARLHQLQAIIDKHQPDVIGLQEIKVHDDAFPREEVEAMGYQVYFHGQKAHYGVAILCKQTPLEVIKGFPTDNEEHQKRMIMATFADQEGNKTTVLNGYFPQGDNVEHETKFPYKRQFYRDLMTYLREHRSNTERLVVMGDINISPIDLDIGIGEANRKRWLQTGKCSFQPEEREWLQTLLDWGLVDTFRQLHPNVNDQFSWFDYRSRGFEDNRGLRIDVILATPSLAETCQEAGIDYELRGIDKPSDHAPIWATFN
- a CDS encoding ABC transporter permease, producing the protein MDFSLIIESLPVYLSGLWTTVWLVSLSLVIGLMWAIPLAIARNSKQQWLSYPAWGYIYFLRGTPLLVQLYLIYYGMDQFFPVKGTLWEHAWFCALVAFILNTSAYTAEIVRGAINGLPKGEVEAAKAYGMSSWQTYKRIILPSALRRALPAYSNEVIFMLHGSAVAGIVTIMDLTGAARLVNSRYYAPFEAFLSAGLFYMSLTFIILWCFKQAEKRFLAYLKPRS